In Virgibacillus sp. NKC19-16, a single genomic region encodes these proteins:
- a CDS encoding threonine synthase, translating into MSYSYISHLDCPKCGETYSDQEVQQLCECGSPLLVRYRLDEVKSQFKKEHLLTRENSLWRYHEVLPVRDDKNRMSLGEGMTPLVKMNALGEKMDLSHLYMKDEGIIPTGSFKTRGASVGISKAKELGVERLAMPTNGNAGAAWALYAARAGMKATIVMPLDAPNITRKEVAISGADLHLVNGLISDAGKIVGKVVKDQGIYDASTLKEPYRIEGKKTMGYEMLEQLNWKIPDVILYPTGGGVGLIGIYKALLELRELGWISAEKFPRLVAVQAEGCAPIVKAWEEGKSESAFWENSKTSAFGINVPKAIGDFLVLEGLYKTEGCAVAVSEAEISRAQKEVAESEGNFICPEGAATFATAEMLRRQDWIKAEEKVVCLNTGQGVKYPESVDMEDVSVLEPGEEIF; encoded by the coding sequence ATGAGCTATAGTTACATTTCCCATCTTGATTGCCCGAAGTGTGGGGAAACGTATTCGGATCAGGAGGTACAGCAGTTATGCGAATGTGGGTCGCCGTTGCTTGTTCGATATCGACTGGATGAAGTAAAGTCCCAATTTAAAAAAGAACATTTACTTACACGCGAGAATAGTTTATGGCGCTATCATGAGGTCCTGCCGGTGAGAGATGATAAAAACCGCATGTCTTTAGGTGAGGGGATGACGCCTCTCGTAAAGATGAACGCGTTAGGTGAGAAGATGGATCTGTCTCACTTATATATGAAAGATGAGGGGATCATCCCGACAGGTTCCTTTAAAACGCGAGGCGCTAGTGTGGGGATCTCGAAAGCAAAGGAGCTTGGGGTTGAGCGACTGGCCATGCCAACAAATGGAAATGCGGGTGCGGCGTGGGCACTGTACGCGGCGCGAGCAGGGATGAAAGCAACGATTGTTATGCCTCTGGATGCGCCAAACATCACCAGAAAAGAAGTTGCCATCTCTGGAGCAGATCTCCATTTAGTCAACGGATTGATCAGTGATGCTGGAAAAATTGTCGGTAAAGTCGTCAAGGACCAAGGCATTTACGATGCTTCGACGCTCAAAGAGCCATACCGTATCGAGGGCAAAAAGACGATGGGCTATGAAATGTTGGAACAGTTGAATTGGAAAATACCTGATGTGATCTTGTATCCGACCGGGGGAGGCGTTGGGTTGATCGGCATCTATAAAGCACTTCTTGAGCTTCGGGAGCTGGGCTGGATTTCAGCGGAAAAATTCCCTCGACTTGTAGCCGTACAGGCAGAAGGCTGCGCGCCGATTGTCAAAGCATGGGAGGAGGGCAAGTCTGAATCAGCGTTCTGGGAAAATTCCAAGACGAGTGCTTTTGGTATCAATGTGCCAAAAGCGATTGGCGACTTCCTTGTCCTTGAAGGGTTATATAAGACAGAGGGCTGCGCTGTTGCTGTTTCTGAAGCTGAGATTTCCCGTGCGCAAAAAGAGGTTGCGGAGTCGGAAGGAAATTTCATTTGTCCAGAGGGAGCTGCCACATTTGCTACAGCAGAAATGTTGCGACGGCAGGACTGGATAAAGGCGGAAGAAAAGGTTGTCTGCTTGAATACTGGCCAGGGTGTGAAGTATCCGGAATCGGTTGATATGGAGGATGTGAGTGTATTGGAACCTGGGGAGGAGATATTTTAA
- a CDS encoding Nramp family divalent metal transporter, which translates to MSQQEATQKKAFKEKLKVIGPGAIISASFIGPGTITTATQAGASYGYALLWAVVFSIITTMVLQVMVARLGIIAQKGLGAAIHDQFANPILKYTVTGFVLASIYIGCAAYMSGDLNGTSLGISTLTGWSINIIGPVVGIIILFLGLSGSYKLIEKVMIILVVIMSIVFITTMIVAKPDIGGILSGVFAPSMPTGSIITIVALIGTTVVPYNLFIHSTTVQEKWNKPSHLKDSRWDIFITIGVGGLITAAILITSGTLMRGVEVETVADLALQLEPILGSWAETFLAIGIFSAGFSSTTASALGAAMVASSMLKWENGMKNWRFKAVFGSVILIGILSFILNFEPLEILLFAQALNGILLPGIAILIMIIMNNKKLLGNYRNSIKMNVVGSIIVIICLALGAHSLITAIGDFLG; encoded by the coding sequence ATGTCTCAACAGGAGGCAACGCAGAAAAAGGCATTCAAGGAAAAATTGAAGGTAATAGGCCCGGGTGCCATTATTTCTGCATCGTTTATTGGACCAGGGACAATTACGACAGCAACGCAAGCAGGTGCCTCGTATGGATATGCACTTTTATGGGCAGTGGTATTTTCCATCATTACGACGATGGTGTTGCAGGTAATGGTAGCCCGTCTGGGAATTATTGCACAAAAAGGGCTCGGGGCAGCGATACACGATCAATTTGCAAACCCAATTTTAAAATATACGGTCACTGGTTTCGTGCTCGCTTCCATATACATCGGATGTGCTGCTTATATGAGTGGCGATTTGAATGGAACGTCACTCGGTATTTCTACATTGACAGGATGGTCGATCAATATCATCGGTCCGGTTGTAGGAATTATCATATTGTTCCTCGGTTTAAGCGGCAGTTATAAATTAATTGAAAAAGTCATGATTATCCTTGTTGTCATTATGAGTATTGTATTTATCACAACCATGATTGTGGCAAAGCCGGATATTGGTGGAATATTATCAGGAGTGTTTGCTCCTTCCATGCCGACCGGTTCGATTATCACGATTGTTGCGCTGATTGGTACGACTGTTGTGCCATATAATTTATTTATTCATTCTACAACTGTGCAGGAAAAATGGAATAAACCCTCACATTTAAAGGATTCACGCTGGGATATTTTTATAACGATTGGGGTGGGTGGTTTAATCACAGCAGCCATCCTGATTACTTCCGGCACGTTAATGAGGGGTGTGGAGGTTGAAACGGTTGCGGATCTAGCCTTGCAATTGGAGCCGATTTTAGGTAGCTGGGCTGAGACGTTTCTAGCGATTGGTATATTTTCAGCTGGTTTCTCTTCCACAACTGCCTCCGCTCTTGGTGCGGCAATGGTAGCCAGCAGTATGTTGAAGTGGGAAAATGGAATGAAAAATTGGCGTTTTAAAGCCGTATTTGGCTCCGTTATTCTGATTGGTATCCTTTCCTTCATTTTAAATTTCGAGCCATTAGAAATACTCCTTTTCGCCCAGGCGCTAAATGGTATTCTTCTTCCAGGCATCGCCATTTTAATCATGATCATTATGAACAACAAAAAACTACTAGGCAACTATAGAAACTCGATAAAAATGAATGTGGTTGGCAGCATTATCGTAATTATTTGCTTAGCGCTCGGGGCGCATAGCTTAATTACAGCGATCGGCGACTTTCTTGGGTAA
- a CDS encoding IS4 family transposase, with product MSDMIKDKELRNFKKELEHLFTPKQVEQIARSVDFTQRKSKLKPEYFLQFCSFLGESMGTKSLTELCAQFSGLFGLQITTEGLNQRFDETAVDFLKKIFHSLLMTQVVTALPIVEKRLFNTIRIMDSTAFDLPSDYKKFEGPNGSGIKIQLEYELYQGIFRHLQVQNGKDNDSTYPASIQNDIETGDLFLRDLGYFSQRNLLTIAKNGGYFISRLKSDTNLYQKDEQGNWQKLNTMEIMDPLKPGEDIELTDVRIGAKKEDPLIARVVMTKLTEEQEQQRQAQLNIKNRKGKSTPSAQKHVSINMFATNIPQEMVGSEEIYSLYSLRWQIEILFKTWKSLFKIDEIKEMKQERFECHLYGTLIQIIVCSAAAFQCRRILYKEEQMEVSEYKSIDIVKEHLSIIFAMTKKGKLPRFFNRIYISIKTNGRKSRKQQKPTVFDILHIVHKQYVPEVA from the coding sequence ATGTCAGACATGATCAAAGATAAAGAACTTCGAAATTTTAAGAAAGAATTGGAACATCTTTTTACTCCAAAGCAAGTTGAGCAGATAGCTAGAAGCGTAGATTTTACGCAAAGGAAATCAAAGCTTAAACCGGAATATTTCCTGCAGTTCTGCTCGTTCTTAGGTGAATCTATGGGAACGAAATCACTTACTGAATTATGTGCGCAGTTTTCTGGCCTTTTTGGATTACAAATTACTACAGAGGGATTAAATCAGCGTTTTGATGAAACGGCGGTGGATTTTTTGAAAAAGATCTTTCATTCTTTATTAATGACGCAGGTGGTGACTGCTCTGCCTATCGTTGAAAAACGATTGTTTAATACCATTCGAATTATGGATTCTACCGCCTTTGATTTACCCTCCGATTATAAGAAGTTTGAAGGCCCAAATGGATCCGGGATCAAAATTCAACTGGAATATGAATTATATCAAGGCATTTTTCGCCACCTTCAAGTACAAAATGGAAAAGATAATGACAGTACATATCCAGCATCTATTCAGAACGATATTGAGACCGGTGATTTATTTTTACGTGATTTGGGTTATTTCTCACAAAGAAATTTATTGACCATTGCCAAGAACGGCGGCTATTTTATAAGCAGATTAAAATCTGATACAAACCTTTATCAAAAAGATGAACAAGGAAATTGGCAGAAACTTAATACGATGGAAATAATGGATCCATTAAAGCCAGGTGAAGATATCGAACTAACGGATGTGCGAATCGGAGCGAAAAAGGAAGACCCACTTATAGCACGCGTGGTGATGACCAAGTTGACGGAGGAACAGGAACAACAGAGACAAGCTCAACTAAACATAAAAAATAGGAAGGGGAAAAGCACCCCTTCCGCACAGAAACATGTTTCCATCAACATGTTTGCCACCAATATACCACAGGAAATGGTAGGAAGTGAAGAAATTTACTCTCTTTATTCGTTGAGATGGCAAATTGAAATTTTATTTAAAACCTGGAAATCCTTATTCAAGATCGACGAAATAAAAGAGATGAAACAGGAACGATTCGAATGCCATTTATATGGTACATTGATACAAATCATTGTGTGCTCGGCTGCGGCCTTTCAATGCCGCAGGATCCTTTATAAAGAGGAACAAATGGAGGTAAGTGAATATAAATCTATAGACATCGTCAAAGAACATTTGTCTATAATATTTGCCATGACTAAGAAAGGAAAATTACCTAGATTTTTTAATCGGATTTATATAAGCATAAAAACAAATGGAAGGAAGAGTCGCAAACAGCAAAAGCCAACCGTATTTGACATCTTGCATATTGTTCATAAGCAATATGTTCCAGAAGTAGCGTAA
- the qoxC gene encoding cytochrome aa3 quinol oxidase subunit III yields MSENEMKSVPLEYRTNEGQMKIVGFWIFLAAEISLFATLFATYAVLFGRTADAPTPAELFQPGIVLFMTILLLTSSFTCGIAIHRMREGTLKGLITWLVITVVLGLTFLGFEVYEFVHYVSEGATLPSSAFWSAFYVLAGTHGIHVALGIGWIILLLIQLKQRGITAVTSRKVFIIGLYWHFLDVIWIFIFTGVYLIGMVI; encoded by the coding sequence ATGAGTGAAAATGAAATGAAATCAGTTCCCTTGGAATACAGGACGAATGAAGGGCAGATGAAAATTGTTGGCTTCTGGATTTTCCTTGCTGCTGAAATATCATTATTTGCAACGTTATTTGCAACATATGCCGTATTATTTGGCAGAACGGCAGATGCGCCGACACCGGCAGAATTATTTCAGCCGGGAATCGTGTTATTCATGACCATCCTCCTCTTAACGAGTAGTTTTACCTGTGGGATAGCTATTCACAGGATGCGTGAAGGAACCTTGAAAGGCCTGATTACCTGGCTGGTTATTACAGTTGTACTTGGTCTTACGTTTCTGGGCTTTGAGGTTTATGAATTTGTCCATTATGTGAGTGAAGGGGCAACACTGCCTTCAAGTGCTTTCTGGTCGGCCTTCTATGTTCTGGCAGGTACGCATGGCATCCACGTGGCACTAGGAATCGGCTGGATAATCCTCCTTCTGATTCAGCTCAAACAGCGGGGGATCACTGCAGTCACTAGCAGGAAGGTGTTTATTATCGGGTTATATTGGCACTTCCTTGATGTCATCTGGATTTTCATATTTACCGGTGTTTATTTGATTGGGATGGTGATTTAA
- a CDS encoding SEC-C metal-binding domain-containing protein, whose protein sequence is MSKLGRNDPCSCGSGKKYKKCCGASNVVEIGMGRYNVELDTLHNNLIAFAIDEHESKMKNLIIKYPQPSLQDDGEAMDTYMTGITPWIIMNVPLLAGGRTIYEAFYHKEKAKIKHTRIKNTFEEWGNCKPSVYEILTVDNQTKKIATLKDVFTHETYDVPQDEGNDFEEGNVAIGILLPYVDHHQFLFTTMELPGQMKEDIIHLGKRYIDEAGETGLANDFPNFIGEALSTETTKELEWENPLYEMVADLFTSHMRLKTDDEDVIATGVLIWNAHCHMHHPSFKKPGAYAAALEHLIYNQLIGHISQSELAKEYRTNASSISKKSRYIRRTMSLMEETLQDMVEEGDLYESFIDERIDIEKMMRDMQKALEEQNIESEAELDAFMDEFMKSQDIPYPVPSSPRDQAQDKLYEAQAEKGEKRRKLIQEALDIYPNSPDAYLLMAQNAKSINEQHHLFHQAVIAGEKDLGKDFFNENKGHFWMMTETKAYMQAKESYATIRYKLGDKESAMEQYEELLELNPNDNQGIRYELLPLYIEEEKYIPAKNLIKQYEDETSANFLFNKALLNYLISGITHETKAFLKKATKENPYVKDYLLGNKPIPKTSYAYIGIGDESEAIEYTQGCAHLWEGAQGLLEEL, encoded by the coding sequence ATGAGTAAACTTGGTAGAAATGATCCTTGTTCATGTGGAAGTGGGAAAAAGTATAAGAAATGCTGTGGGGCTTCGAATGTTGTTGAGATTGGCATGGGACGGTATAACGTTGAATTGGATACACTGCACAACAACCTTATCGCTTTTGCCATAGACGAGCATGAATCTAAAATGAAGAACCTCATTATAAAATATCCGCAGCCATCTTTGCAGGATGACGGAGAAGCAATGGATACGTATATGACTGGGATAACGCCCTGGATAATCATGAACGTACCCCTCCTCGCTGGAGGCAGGACGATATATGAAGCCTTTTATCATAAGGAAAAGGCAAAAATCAAACATACAAGAATAAAGAACACGTTTGAAGAATGGGGAAACTGCAAGCCATCTGTTTACGAGATTCTAACCGTCGACAACCAAACAAAGAAAATAGCAACTTTAAAGGATGTATTTACACATGAAACCTATGACGTCCCGCAAGATGAAGGGAATGATTTTGAAGAAGGTAACGTGGCCATTGGAATACTACTTCCTTATGTAGATCATCACCAGTTTCTTTTCACAACGATGGAATTGCCCGGCCAGATGAAAGAAGATATAATTCATTTAGGTAAACGTTATATAGACGAGGCTGGGGAAACTGGTCTCGCTAACGACTTCCCTAATTTTATAGGTGAGGCACTATCAACCGAAACAACGAAAGAACTGGAATGGGAAAACCCGTTATATGAAATGGTCGCTGACCTTTTCACGAGCCATATGCGATTAAAAACAGATGATGAGGATGTGATCGCTACAGGTGTTTTAATTTGGAATGCACATTGTCACATGCACCACCCATCTTTCAAAAAACCCGGAGCCTATGCAGCGGCACTTGAACACCTCATTTATAACCAATTAATCGGGCATATATCTCAAAGTGAACTTGCCAAAGAATATCGTACAAATGCAAGTTCCATATCGAAAAAATCTCGTTATATCAGAAGAACAATGAGTCTAATGGAAGAGACCCTCCAAGACATGGTCGAGGAAGGTGACTTGTATGAGTCGTTTATCGATGAACGTATAGATATAGAAAAAATGATGCGTGATATGCAAAAAGCACTGGAAGAGCAAAACATCGAATCGGAAGCGGAATTGGATGCATTTATGGATGAGTTCATGAAAAGCCAGGATATTCCATATCCTGTCCCATCCTCTCCACGCGATCAGGCTCAGGACAAGCTGTATGAGGCTCAAGCGGAAAAAGGAGAAAAACGAAGAAAGCTGATTCAAGAAGCACTGGACATTTATCCAAACAGCCCGGATGCTTACTTGCTGATGGCGCAAAACGCAAAGTCGATAAATGAACAGCATCACCTCTTCCATCAAGCGGTCATTGCCGGAGAAAAAGATTTAGGTAAAGATTTTTTCAACGAAAATAAAGGCCATTTCTGGATGATGACCGAAACTAAGGCCTATATGCAGGCAAAAGAGAGTTATGCAACAATCCGGTACAAGCTGGGTGACAAAGAATCCGCGATGGAGCAATACGAGGAATTACTGGAATTAAATCCAAATGATAACCAGGGAATCAGATACGAGCTGCTACCTTTATATATTGAAGAGGAAAAATATATACCGGCCAAAAATTTAATCAAACAATATGAAGATGAAACGTCAGCAAATTTCCTTTTTAATAAGGCGTTATTAAACTATCTTATAAGCGGAATCACTCATGAGACAAAAGCTTTTCTAAAAAAAGCAACGAAGGAAAATCCGTATGTCAAAGACTACTTGCTTGGAAATAAACCAATTCCGAAAACTAGCTACGCCTATATAGGCATTGGCGACGAAAGTGAAGCGATTGAGTACACCCAAGGATGTGCGCATCTATGGGAGGGAGCTCAAGGATTGTTGGAGGAATTGTGA
- a CDS encoding putative holin-like toxin — protein MTTYEALSLVAQFSITLIATLTLVFTIVDYLTKKK, from the coding sequence ATGACGACATATGAGGCACTAAGTTTGGTAGCACAATTCAGTATTACACTGATAGCTACTCTAACTTTAGTTTTTACCATTGTCGATTATCTAACAAAAAAGAAGTAA
- the qoxB gene encoding cytochrome aa3 quinol oxidase subunit I, whose protein sequence is MQLDEFFVTGEPLIYAGMVGIVLVSSAIIFLLTYFKKWKWLWREWLTTVDHKKIGIMYILSALAMLFRAGADALMMRTQLAFPDMNFLNAQHYDEVFTTHGTIMIIFMAMPFLIGLMNIVVPLQIGARDFAFPFLNALSFWSFFFGAMLFNLSFVIGGAPDAGWTNYAPLAGSALSPGPGINFYLLGVQLAGIGTLATGINLMVTILRMRAPGMTLFKMPIFTWSTLITSFIIIFAFPILTVALGLFTIDRIFGSQFFTLTGEGLPMMWANLFWMWGHPEVYIVILPAFGIFSEIIATFARKRLFGYTAMVWAIIVIAGLSFVVWVHHFFTMGAGAFVNSIFSITTMMIAVPTGVKIFNWLATLYKSRITAKVPMLWSLAFIPSFTMGGVTGVMLGMAATDYQYHNTYFLVSHFHYVLIPGTVFACFAGLIFWYPKMFGHKLNERIGKWSFWLFLIGFHVCFFPQYFLGLDGMARRIFTIGPEWMTLNLVSTLGGFTMGLAFAIFVYGIYYSYRYSEREVGVDDWGIGRTLEWATPTPIPKYNFATIPHVESHDAFIDMKEKGQTTFDEEKLAPIHMPSNTGQPFIMMAILFFASFALVFEWITLAVIGLIGVLVMMVIRSFDYNEGYHIDVDEIKRTERAARGL, encoded by the coding sequence ATGCAATTGGATGAATTTTTTGTTACCGGTGAACCGTTGATTTATGCTGGGATGGTAGGCATCGTGCTCGTCTCATCAGCCATTATCTTTCTGTTAACGTATTTTAAAAAATGGAAATGGCTATGGCGGGAATGGTTGACTACTGTCGATCATAAAAAAATCGGTATCATGTATATATTAAGTGCGCTGGCAATGTTGTTCCGTGCAGGCGCAGATGCGCTAATGATGCGGACACAGCTGGCGTTTCCGGATATGAATTTTTTAAATGCACAGCACTATGATGAAGTTTTTACAACACATGGGACGATTATGATTATTTTTATGGCAATGCCGTTTTTAATCGGATTAATGAATATTGTCGTTCCACTACAAATTGGAGCACGGGATTTTGCTTTTCCGTTTTTGAACGCACTTAGTTTTTGGTCCTTTTTCTTTGGTGCGATGCTATTTAATCTTTCTTTCGTTATCGGAGGGGCACCGGATGCTGGTTGGACAAACTATGCCCCGCTTGCCGGATCTGCACTTAGCCCCGGGCCGGGAATTAATTTTTACCTGCTCGGTGTGCAATTAGCGGGGATCGGGACATTGGCTACAGGGATTAACCTGATGGTAACGATTTTAAGGATGCGTGCACCTGGCATGACATTATTTAAAATGCCGATATTCACGTGGTCCACGTTGATTACATCGTTTATTATCATTTTTGCATTCCCGATCTTAACGGTTGCACTTGGCTTGTTTACGATAGACCGTATTTTTGGATCACAGTTCTTTACACTGACAGGAGAAGGGCTGCCAATGATGTGGGCAAATCTGTTCTGGATGTGGGGACATCCAGAGGTTTACATTGTTATTTTGCCAGCGTTTGGTATCTTTTCGGAAATTATTGCGACCTTCGCACGAAAACGGCTATTCGGATATACGGCGATGGTCTGGGCGATTATTGTTATCGCGGGACTGAGTTTCGTCGTGTGGGTGCACCACTTCTTTACGATGGGTGCCGGCGCATTTGTCAACTCTATTTTCTCGATTACGACGATGATGATTGCCGTGCCGACAGGGGTGAAAATCTTCAATTGGCTGGCGACGCTGTATAAGTCACGAATTACTGCAAAGGTACCAATGTTGTGGTCCTTGGCATTTATACCGAGTTTCACGATGGGTGGGGTCACCGGTGTTATGCTCGGAATGGCAGCAACAGATTACCAGTATCATAACACATACTTCCTTGTTTCCCATTTCCACTATGTGTTGATTCCGGGTACTGTTTTTGCTTGTTTTGCCGGTCTCATCTTCTGGTATCCGAAAATGTTTGGACATAAATTAAATGAGCGAATTGGTAAATGGAGCTTCTGGTTATTCTTAATTGGATTCCATGTTTGTTTCTTCCCGCAGTACTTCTTGGGACTTGATGGCATGGCAAGAAGGATTTTTACCATTGGACCGGAATGGATGACGCTCAATCTGGTTTCAACACTTGGCGGATTTACCATGGGTCTGGCTTTCGCTATCTTCGTCTACGGTATCTATTACAGTTACCGGTACAGTGAACGCGAAGTCGGTGTAGACGACTGGGGCATTGGTAGGACGCTGGAATGGGCGACACCTACACCAATACCGAAATATAATTTTGCTACCATTCCACATGTTGAAAGTCATGATGCCTTTATTGATATGAAGGAAAAAGGACAGACAACCTTTGATGAGGAAAAATTAGCACCGATCCATATGCCAAGCAACACCGGGCAGCCGTTTATTATGATGGCTATTCTATTCTTTGCAAGTTTTGCCCTTGTGTTTGAGTGGATTACATTGGCAGTGATCGGACTGATTGGTGTCCTTGTGATGATGGTTATCCGTTCGTTCGATTATAATGAAGGCTACCATATCGATGTGGATGAAATTAAACGAACAGAGCGCGCGGCAAGGGGGTTATAG
- a CDS encoding cytochrome C oxidase subunit IV family protein — MEKQSRRYPVKHIIGFLVSIALTIIAAWTALGSDLPDMWIILSILALAVIQAGIQLFMFMHIIESGATHAPWNMMFHAAVVASIVVAGSLFTMSFGFTHDHDDEGGHQEHEQMEQHEDQGGH, encoded by the coding sequence ATGGAAAAACAATCCAGGAGATACCCTGTAAAACACATCATTGGATTTCTTGTATCGATTGCCTTGACCATCATAGCCGCTTGGACAGCGCTTGGTTCGGATCTGCCGGATATGTGGATTATCTTAAGCATTTTGGCTTTGGCTGTTATTCAGGCGGGGATCCAGTTGTTTATGTTTATGCACATCATTGAATCGGGTGCAACACATGCCCCGTGGAATATGATGTTTCACGCTGCTGTGGTGGCAAGTATTGTTGTAGCAGGATCGCTGTTCACGATGTCATTTGGATTTACACATGACCATGATGATGAAGGCGGACACCAAGAACATGAGCAAATGGAGCAGCATGAAGATCAAGGTGGTCATTGA
- a CDS encoding PTS mannitol transporter subunit IICB has protein sequence MAEKKGFRAKAQKFGSYLSGMIMPNIGAFIAWGIITALFIPDGWFPNEQLAALNDPMITYLLPLLIGFTGGRMVHDLRGGVVGATATMGVIVGADIPMFLGAMIMGPLAGYIMKKIDQKFQDKVKSGFEMLYNNFSAGILAAILAVIAVLGIGPLVEGLNNALAAGVDAIIAAGLLPLANIIIEPAKILFLNNAINHGILGPIGIEQATETGKSILFLLEANPGPGLGILLAFAIFGTGMSKSSASGAAIIQFFGGIHEIYFPYVLMKPTLILAAIAGGVSGVFTFSLFDVGTVATVSPGSIFALFALTPQGNYLGMALGVIVAAVVSFVIAAFILKTSKTDADDLAEATGQMEEMKGKESSVSANLTQDAEEETFEQANEEVEEKSAEEVDKVIFACDAGMGSSAMGSSLLKNKFKKADIDTYVTNTAINEIPDDADIVVTHKDLTDRAKAKLPTAEHISVENFLNSPKYDELVERLKK, from the coding sequence ATGGCTGAAAAGAAAGGATTTCGTGCGAAGGCCCAAAAGTTTGGCAGCTATTTGAGTGGCATGATTATGCCGAACATTGGCGCGTTTATTGCCTGGGGGATTATCACGGCTTTGTTTATTCCTGATGGCTGGTTTCCTAATGAGCAATTGGCAGCATTGAACGATCCGATGATTACTTACTTACTGCCACTGTTAATTGGTTTTACCGGTGGACGAATGGTTCATGACCTGCGAGGCGGGGTTGTCGGTGCGACTGCTACGATGGGAGTTATCGTAGGTGCAGATATACCGATGTTTTTAGGTGCCATGATTATGGGGCCACTGGCCGGTTATATCATGAAAAAAATTGATCAGAAATTCCAGGATAAAGTTAAATCCGGATTTGAAATGCTTTATAATAACTTCTCAGCAGGTATTTTGGCAGCAATTTTAGCGGTTATTGCTGTGCTTGGCATTGGGCCATTAGTAGAAGGATTAAATAATGCACTAGCAGCAGGCGTAGACGCGATTATTGCTGCCGGATTGTTGCCACTTGCCAATATTATTATTGAACCAGCTAAGATTTTGTTTTTAAATAATGCAATCAATCACGGGATACTAGGTCCGATTGGGATTGAACAAGCTACAGAAACAGGGAAATCGATATTGTTCTTACTTGAGGCAAACCCTGGCCCGGGGCTTGGAATCTTGCTTGCATTTGCTATTTTTGGAACAGGCATGTCGAAAAGTTCGGCATCAGGTGCAGCGATTATTCAATTTTTCGGGGGTATTCATGAGATTTATTTCCCATACGTCTTAATGAAACCTACCTTGATTTTAGCGGCTATCGCTGGCGGTGTAAGCGGTGTGTTCACGTTCTCACTCTTTGATGTAGGGACAGTAGCTACGGTATCGCCAGGGAGTATTTTTGCTTTATTTGCATTAACGCCACAAGGGAATTATCTTGGTATGGCTCTTGGTGTAATCGTTGCTGCAGTCGTCTCATTCGTGATAGCTGCATTTATTTTAAAAACAAGTAAGACAGATGCGGATGATTTGGCTGAAGCAACCGGACAGATGGAAGAAATGAAAGGGAAGGAAAGTTCTGTATCCGCGAATTTAACACAGGATGCGGAAGAGGAAACATTTGAACAAGCAAATGAAGAAGTCGAGGAAAAAAGCGCAGAAGAAGTGGATAAAGTTATCTTTGCCTGCGATGCGGGTATGGGTTCCAGTGCAATGGGATCATCGTTGTTAAAAAATAAATTCAAAAAAGCGGATATTGATACTTATGTTACGAATACCGCGATTAATGAAATCCCGGATGATGCAGATATCGTTGTGACCCATAAAGATTTAACTGATCGTGCAAAAGCAAAATTACCAACTGCAGAGCATATTTCCGTGGAGAATTT